The Theropithecus gelada isolate Dixy chromosome X, Tgel_1.0, whole genome shotgun sequence genome includes a window with the following:
- the LOC112616020 gene encoding zinc finger X-linked protein ZXDA-like — MEIPKLLPARGTLQGGGGGIPTGGGRVHRGPDPPAGQVSTRRLLLLRDLQDGGPGRRRKEARRASRGPGPSLLAPMPDQPSGDGGDDFLLVLLDPVGGDVETVHSCQAAGPVLREEAEAGPGLQGDYSGANPAGCSARGPSFLSAIPIQAPISAPSPAAAFTGTVTIHNEDLLLRYENGVLTLTTPPSHSWKPGAAPAQKPPRCLMAPQAGFPRAAQPSDCPELPPDLLLAQPAEPAPAPAPQEEAEGPASALGPRGKLGSGPGVVLYLCPEALCGQTFAKKHQLKVHLLTHSSSQGQRPFKCPLGDCGWTFTTSYKLKRHLQSHDKLRPFGCSSEGCGKSFTTVYNLKAHMKGHEQENSFKCEVCEESFPTQAKLSAHQRSHFEPERPYQCAFSGCKKTFITVSALFSHNRAHFREQELFSCSFPGCSKQYDKACRLKIHLRSHTGERPFLCDFDGCGWNFTSMSKLLRHKRKHDDDRRFMCPVEGCGKSFTRAEHLKGHSITHLGTKPFVCPVEGCCARFSARSSLYIHSKKHLQDVDTWKSRCPISTCNKLFTSKHSMKTHMTKRHKVGQDLLAQLEAANSLTPSSELTSQGQDDLRDAEIVSLFSDVPDSTSAAVLDTALVNSGILTIDVASVSSTLAGHLPANNNNSVGQAVDPLALKATSDPPQNLDTSLFFGTAATGFQQSPLDMDEVSSVSVGPLGSLGSLAMKNSSPEPQALTPSGKLTVETDGLTPSSTLCENSVSELLTPTKAEWKVHPDFFGQEGETQFGFPSAAGNHGSQKERNVITVTGSSFLV, encoded by the coding sequence ATGGAAATCCCGAAGCTGCTCCCGGCTCGCGGGACACTACAGGGCGGCGGCGGCGGTATCCCCACGGGTGGCGGCCGGGTCCACCGAGGCCCTGACCCGCCGGCTGGCCAGGTCTCCACGCGCCGCCTCCTGCTGCTCCGGGACCTCCAAGATGGCGGGCCCGGGCGGCGGCGCAAGGAGGCCCGCAGGGCCTCACGAGGCCCCGGCCCAAGCCTGTTGGCGCCGATGCCCGATCAACCTAGCGGCGATGGCGGCGACGACTTCCTCCTGGTGCTGCTTGACCCGGTGGGTGGCGACGTGGAGACAGTGCACTCCTGTCAGGCCGCAGGGCCTGTGTTGAgggaggaggccgaggcaggcccgGGGCTCCAGGGGGACTACAGCGGCGCGAACCCCGCGGGCTGCTCTGCGCGGGGCCCCAGCTTTCTGTCCGCGATTCCCATTCAGGCCCCGATCTCTGCCCCCAGCCCCGCTGCGGCCTTCACCGGCACAGTCACTATCCACAACGAGGACCTGCTGTTGCGCTATGAGAACGGCGTCCTCACCCTGACCACGCCCCCATCACACTCCTGGAAGCCCGGGGCCGCTCCTGCCCAGAAGCCCCCCAGGTGTCTGATGGCCCCCCAAGCCGGGTTCCCGCGTGCCGCGCAGCCGAGTGACTGCCCAGAGCTGCCGCCAGACCTCCTGCTAGCCCAGCCGGCCGAACCCGCGCCAGCTCCTGCGCCCCAGGAGGAGGCGGAGGGCCCGGCCTCCGCCCTGGGCCCCCGGGGAAAGCTGGGCTCTGGCCCAGGCGTGGTGCTGTACCTGTGCCCCGAGGCGCTGTGCGGGCAAACCTTCGCCAAGAAGCACCAGCTGAAGGTGCACCTGCTGACGCACAGCAGCAGCCAGGGCCAGAGGCCCTTCAAATGCCCCCTGGGTGACTGCGGCTGGACCTTCACCACCTCTTACAAGCTCAAGAGGCACCTGCAGTCTCACGACAAACTGCGGCCCTTTGGCTGCTCCTCGGAGGGCTGTGGCAAGAGCTTCACCACCGTGTACAACCTCAAGGCGCACATGAAGGGCCATGAGCAGGAGAACTCATTCAAATGCGAGGTGTGCGAGGAGAGCTTCCCCACGCAGGCCAAACTCAGCGCCCACCAGCGCAGCCACTTCGAACCCGAGAGGCCTTACCAGTGCGCGTTTTCTGGCTGCAAGAAGACATTTATCACAGTGAGTGCTCTCTTTTCCCATAACCGCGCCCATTTCAGGGAACAGGAACTGTTTTCCTGCTCTTTTCCTGGCTGCAGCAAACAATATGACAAGGCTTGTAGGCTGAAAATTCACCTGCGGAGTCACACCGGCGAGAGACCTTTCCTTTGTGACTTTGATGGCTGTGGCTGGAACTTCACCAGCATGTCCAAACTCTTAAGGCACAAAAGGAAGCACGACGATGACCGGAGGTTCATGTGCCCTGTGGAAGGCTGTGGGAAATCTTTCACGAGAGCTGAACATCTGAAAGGCCACAGCATAACCCACCTGGGCACAAAGCCTTTCGTGTGTCCTGTGGAAGGCTGCTGTGCCAGGTTCTCTGCTCGCAGTAGCCTCTACATTCACTCCAAGAAACACCTGCAGGATGTGGACACTTGGAAAAGCCGTTGCCCGATCTCCACTTGTAATAAACTCTTCACATCCAAGCACAGCATGAAGACGCACATGACCAAAAGGCACAAGGTGGGCCAGGATCTCTTAGCTCAGCTAGAAGCAGCAAATTCTCTTACACCCAGCAGTGAACTTACCAGCCAGGGACAGGATGATCTCAGAGATGCAGAGATAGTGTCTCTGTTTTCTGATGTACCAGACAGTACTTCTGCTGCAGTGTTGGACACAGCATTGGTGAACTCTGGAATCTTGACTATTGATGTGGCTTCTGTGAGCTCGACTCTGGCAGGGCACCTCcctgctaataataataattccgtAGGGCAGGCTGTGGACCCTCTGGCCTTGAAGGCCACCAGCGACCCTCCTCAAAATCTGGATACCTCTCTCTTTTTTGGAACGGCGGCCACTGGTTTTCAGCAGAGCCCCTTAGATATGGATGAGGTCTCAAGTGTAAGTGTGGGGCCATTGGGATCTCTGGGCTCTTTGGCCATGAAAAACTCCAGTCCAGAGCCCCAGGCTTTAACACCCAGCGGTAAGCTAACAGTGGAGACAGATGGTCTGACTCCTTCAAGCACCCTTTGTGAAAACAGTGTCTCAGAACTACTGACACCAACCAAAGCGGAGTGGAAGGTACATCCTGACTTCTTTGGACAGGAGGGAGAAACCCAGTTTGGATTCCCCAGTGCAGCAGGAAACCATggttctcagaaagaaagaaatgttatcaCTGTGACTGGCAGCTCATTTTTGGTATGA